The region GACCAATCGAGGCCAGTTTCTCGGATTGTTGCAACTGGTTATGTGCGGCTTCCAGCTCCTGGATCAGCACCCGCTGCTCTTCTTTCTCGCGCTGTAGCGCACGGGTCATGCCTTCGTTGTCGCGCAGGGCGGCTTCCAGCTCTTGTGTCCGCTCGCGCACCTGTTTTTCCAGCGTGACCGCTGTCTGGAAGATGCCGAAATCCGTGCTCTTGGTGCTCATGTCGCGCTCGGCACGGTTCATCAAGGCGGTGACCATCTTTTTCAGCCGTGTCACCTCGGCTTGCAGCGCGGCCGTCTGCGCTGCCGGGCCAGGGTTGTTGGAATCAGGTATCACGGCGCTCACCCGGCTGGCCAAGGGCGATTCCGGTAAAGGTCTGATTCACATGAACCCCACCAAACTGCTCGCCGTAAGTGCAGAAGCCGACCGTGTGGTTGTCTTTCAGAATTTGGGCAACCGCTTCTTTTTGGTGGTTTTCGGTGATTTCAATGTTGCGCAGCACACAATCACATCCGAAAGTGACGGCAATCGGGCCCATGTCTTGCCTGATGCGCTCGAAAGTCTGTGACAGGTTTTGAACCAGATCCACACCCCGCGCCACGCGCAGCACCAGCCCTTCGTCGATGGCGCAGAAAAAGGTCAGGGGCCCGGAGGGGTCCACTTTCTGGATGGAGCGCACATAGTCGGTACCGTCCATCACCACCACCACCGGTTTGGCGGCGAAATGCAAGGGCCTCAGCTCTTTCAGCTCAACCCCCAGAATCCGGGCGTACTCCTGGGCCGCTGGCAGGCCGTTGATTTCTGTGACGATGCGCCGGGCCACATCGGCTTCGGTCACCACCAGGCGTTCACTCTCGCTGACAAAATGCTGGGTTTTGAAGATTTTGAAGGGCAGCGGTGTCTGGATGAGCATCAGGACGGCACTGTCGGCATGAAACGCGCCGCCGTGAAAAACCCAGGTGCGCTCGAATTTGCAGTCATCACCGGCTGAACCACCGCACAGGGTGATGCTTCCCAGCGCTGCTTGAAGTGTTTGCACCACCGGCTCTTCGCGGATCGAGAGCCCGTCCACCATAAAAAAGGCAAAGGTGTTGCGTGAGGAGACTTCCGTGGTCTGGCTTTCCAGGCGCTGCAAGAGTTGCTGGGCAAACGTATGCCCCTGGGTGAAATCGAAAGTTTTCAGCGATGGCAGGCAACCCGTGACGGCGGTACAGACTGCGGCGGTCAAACTGACTCCCACCAGGCTGTGCGTGAGGTAACCCGCCGGGCCAATTTCCCCCGCCGTGGTGCAGCCAACCACCTGAATACCCGCAAACTGCTGGTTGATCTCATCGGCAATGGCATCCAGGTCGTAGCTGCTGGAGCAGAAAAAAACGATCAATGCCGTGTCTGCTTGCCGCAGGCTGGTGTGGAGCTCACGCACGGCCTGACGTGGGTCGGTGGCACAGGACTGCGCACGTTGGATGTCTGAATTGGAAAACATGATCGGTCCGCTGGTGTCGGATGGGGTTGGGTTCGATATCCCTGCCTGTAAAAATACTTGCAAACATTATGCAACTGCGGCCAGCCCCTTTCTATCCATTTTGTCAGTCAGATTTGCCGACCTGATGGTTCACCGGGTTTTATGTATATAAATGGCCTCTAGCCCTTTCCCATAAAGCGCAAGTAGCTATTATTTTTATGGCATCAAGGTGCCATGCGAAACAGCTCTGGCTGGCTTTGCTGGTAGACCCGCAGCCACAGCAAGGTGGCGGGAACCAGGGACTCGCAGGCGAACCACAGCGCCTCGTCCAGCGCCGCACTTGCGGGCTGCGCCAAGCGCCGTTGCATGGCATCCCATGTGCCCCAGTCCAGCTCGGGCATGTGTGCACGCTCAGCCGGGGCAACCTGGGCGACGCTGTGGGTCAGGGTATTGAGCTGGCGCAGCACCTCCTGGCGGGTCAGGCGCGAGCGCAGCAGTTCGTCGCGCTCCAGCCCCTCCACCAGAATCGCCACCGCTGTGCCGGCTTGTTCGATCAGGCCCAGCCGGGCGCTGTGGAGGATGTGTGTCATGGCCTACGTCTCACTTGCAGCCACCAGCAGCCGGGTATTGAGTTCCAGCGCAAATTCACGCCAGGCCGCGGCCAGATCCAGGGTAATGGCGTGCAGGGTGTCGGCATCGGGCTGGTGTTCCAGGGGAAAGTTCGACAAGGCACAAGAGGTGGCGTTGAAGCTCAGGGCGGCATCCAGCAGTCCTTTGTTCCAGCCCTCAAAGGCTGCCAGCAGGGTGGTGGTGAGTGCGTGGCGGCCATGGGTGACTGCGGCGTTGGGGGTGTCCAGCGCAGGCAGCAAGTGGTCCAGACGCGCCAGGGATTCGCTGTAAACCTGATCGGCCACGGCCAGCAACGCGCGTTGTGTCAGCCACTCGGACTGCTGGCTTGACAGCAGGCGGATCAGATGCAGCCGGTAGCGTTCTGGGGCCATGCCGCGCAATTCCAGGACACTGGCCGCAAACATGCCCAGGGCCGTGCTGCGTGTGACTTGCGCCTCTTCTGGAGCCGTGGGCGGCGGTGTATGGGCCAAGGCCGAGTGTCCCCTGGCATGGGTGCGGCAGATGGCATGGGCGATGCGGTCAGCCGATTCGAGCGCTCCCTCCATGTGGCCCACACCGTGGGCCGCCGTCTCGCTGCCTCCCAGAAACAAGCGCCCTTGCCATAAAGGTTGGCGCAGCAAGGGGTCGCTGAACGGGGCTTCTGGTGGGCTGGCTCGATCACGTGTGCTGCATGTCCAGCGCTCGCGGGCCCAGTCTTGCAGGAACAGTTGCCCGTCCTGGGCTTGTGGTCCAAAAAGCTGGGCCAGCTGGCTGTCGATCAGCAAGGGCAGGCCACGCTGGAAGCTTTCACGCTGCGCGGCGTTCAGGGCCACAAAACCACCCAAAGCACCGCCATG is a window of Rhodoferax lithotrophicus DNA encoding:
- the nosP gene encoding nitric oxide-sensing protein NosP; protein product: MFSNSDIQRAQSCATDPRQAVRELHTSLRQADTALIVFFCSSSYDLDAIADEINQQFAGIQVVGCTTAGEIGPAGYLTHSLVGVSLTAAVCTAVTGCLPSLKTFDFTQGHTFAQQLLQRLESQTTEVSSRNTFAFFMVDGLSIREEPVVQTLQAALGSITLCGGSAGDDCKFERTWVFHGGAFHADSAVLMLIQTPLPFKIFKTQHFVSESERLVVTEADVARRIVTEINGLPAAQEYARILGVELKELRPLHFAAKPVVVVMDGTDYVRSIQKVDPSGPLTFFCAIDEGLVLRVARGVDLVQNLSQTFERIRQDMGPIAVTFGCDCVLRNIEITENHQKEAVAQILKDNHTVGFCTYGEQFGGVHVNQTFTGIALGQPGERRDT
- a CDS encoding flavin monoamine oxidase family protein, whose product is MVAPIPLPNVPVLDVAIVGAGLCGLALARTLNTRGLNIQLFEARERLGGRILSAHCDTSQQMLDLGPTWFWSETEPRISALLGELGIPSQAQYDPGDALWLTDPNRQPERRSEPGGVHVGARCITGGAARLIQALAATLPPNGIHLGRAVTGLRDQGAYMELQTSNGSPIRARQVVLALPPRLIHEHLQFTPPLPSAVWEALTNAPTWMAAQAKSVTTFKQAFWRAAGHSGNAFVRHAQAVLAEVFDCSDSGSATHGGALGGFVALNAAQRESFQRGLPLLIDSQLAQLFGPQAQDGQLFLQDWARERWTCSTRDRASPPEAPFSDPLLRQPLWQGRLFLGGSETAAHGVGHMEGALESADRIAHAICRTHARGHSALAHTPPPTAPEEAQVTRSTALGMFAASVLELRGMAPERYRLHLIRLLSSQQSEWLTQRALLAVADQVYSESLARLDHLLPALDTPNAAVTHGRHALTTTLLAAFEGWNKGLLDAALSFNATSCALSNFPLEHQPDADTLHAITLDLAAAWREFALELNTRLLVAASET